The genome window CCTGCATCACCCCGTTATCTCATCATGAACGCTCGCAAATCGCTCCCGCTTGTCGTCGCTGGCTTCGTTGCCGGCCTCTCCGGTCACGCTCAATCCGTTACACTCACCAATAGCACCGCGGACCTCTCAGTCGAGGCCACTGCACGTTATCGCTTGGTGAACACCAATTGGGACCTGTCCCTGTACAACGAACAGCCCTCTCCGAGTCCCGCCGATTTTGTCCATGTCGACTTGGGAAATGTCGCATCGCTCTCCGGCGACAAGTTCAGGTTTTCCCTCAAACACGTCACCAACCAGGGGCTCATTTTCACCTTGTCGGACAACACGGACAGCGCCGGCCCGGTTGGGGGACGCGTCGCTTGGGGTACTTTCTCGCCGACTTTGACCTCTCCCGGTGGCCCCCTCGCCGTGAAGGCTGATCTTGACGGAGAGCTTCCGGGTTTCTCCTTCAACGCGATTCGGTTCGAGACGCGCGCATTTTCTCCCGACTCGTCGATGGATCTGACGGGCCTCAGTTTCTCCGGCGCAGCTTCGCTATCGAATAGTTTCGTGGACTCGTATGCCGTCTATAACAACGTCGGCAACTCCTTCGTCGGATCGCTCCTTTCCGACACGGACCTATCGACCTTCGACTGGGAACTCACCGGGTACATCAAGGGCGTGAAGCTTGTCACCGGTGGGGACGAACTTGTGGCTTTGAATCTTCAGATGGGCACGATTCCGGAGCCGTCCTTCTACGGCGCCGTCGCTGGACTCGCGACCCTCGCCTACGTGTCCCTCAGGCGTCGGCGCGCTCAGGCCTCCTGAGCGCGTCTCCGACTCAAGTACCCTTTGCCGGGGGCGAATAGGAACGCCCCGATGAATACTGCTGTCTGCACCAACACAATGCAGGCAGCGGTTGAGCCATTGAGGAAAAAGCTGACGTACACGCCCAGGGCCGAGGAGACGGCCGCCGTGCTGACCGCCACCGCCAGCATGGCGCCAAATCGGCGGCAGAGCAGGAAGCCGACTGCACCGGGTGTGATGAGCATGGCGATCACGAGGATCACCCCGACGGACTGGAGCCCTGCCACCACGGTCGCTGCAAGCAGCGAGAGCATGAGGAAGTTGAGGCCTGTCGTATTGAGTCCAATACTACGCGCCTGAGCCGGGTCGAAACAGAAGAGCAGCAGATCCTTCTGCCGCGCCAGCATCACAAGCGCTGCAGGAAGGCCAATCCCGAGGGTCTGCCAGATCGAGCTTTTTTCAATTCCAAGGAGATTGCCGAAAAGAATATGGTTGAGATGCTGGTCGCTCTCCACCTGGACAAACAGGACCAACCCGAGGGCGAACAGACCCGTAAAGACAACCCCCAGGACCGTGTCCTCCTTCAGTCGGCTGTTTTGCTTGATGTAGCCGGTGCCAACCGCACAACCGAGCCCGGAGACAAATGCCCCGATCGCAAGCGGGATGCCTGCGACAAAGGCCAGGACAATCCCGGGCAACACCGCGTGGGAGATCGCGTCTCCCATGAGCGACCACCCTTTCAACACAAGGAAGCAGGAGAAAATGGCGCAAACGGCTCCAACGAAGACGCTCATCCCCAAGGCCACCCATATGAACTCATACTCGAAAGGCGTGAGCGGCGTCATGTGACCACCTCCATCGCCTTGCGCCTTTGGCGTCTGTGGACCAGGAGCCCGTGCTTCGGTGCGAAAACCAGGGCGGTGAGAAAGCCGAGTGTCTGCAGGACCACGATGCATCCTCCCGTCGAGCCATCGAGGAAGTAGCTCGCGTACGCGCCCAGGAAACCGGTCGCGACTCCAAAAGCCGCGCCGATCGCAAGCATCCTTGGGAAGCGGTCCGTCAACAGGTAAGCGGTGGCCCCGGGCGTCACCAGGGTGGCGATCACAAGCGTGGCTCCGACTGCCTGCATTGCAGCGACGGTGGTGGCTGCCAGGAGGATCAAGAGCGTGAAGTGCAGCACGCGCGTATTCTGGCCCAAGGCGCGAGCCTGCAGGGGATCAAAGCAATAGAGGACAAGGTCCTTGAGTCTCAACCCGAGGACCAGGAGTGTGACCACTGAGATCGCCACCACTTGGACAATGTCCTCGTTCGCGATCGCGAGCACGTTGCCAAAGATGATCGTCTTCAGGCTTATTCCGCTCGGATAAAGCGAGATCAGGAGAAGCCCGAGGGCAAAGAAGGCGGTGAAAACCACGCCAATCACAACATCTTCTCGAAGCGCAGTTCTGGTGCGCACGAATCCCATACCAAACGCGGCGAGAACGCCGGAGAGGAAGGCGCCGAGGGCGAAAGGCGCCCCAATGAGGTATGCAATCGCCACCCCAGGTACGACCGCGTGTGACAGAGCGTCGCCCATAAGGGACCATCCCTTCAAGGTCACAAAGCAGGAGAGCAGCCCGCACACACCACCAATCAGTGCGCTCACCACCAGCGCCTTGAGCATGTACTCGTATTGGAAGGGAACCAGGAGCGAATCGATCATGGCGACTCCTGATCCTCTTGCTCCTCGCGCTGCCGCAACAGGTCCTCACGACCCTTGCGTTCGGTAAACTCGAGGTGGCCGCCTTTCCCGTACACAAGCGGACGCTCGCCGTCCGTCAGCACGGTGATGGCGCGACCATCATGGCGTTCGACGGTGGATTCATCGAAGCGAAAATGTCGCAGCACGCCGCCAAAGGCCCGCGTGAGATTTGCTTCCGTGAACACCTCAGCGAGAGGACCGAAGGCGAGGACGGTGTGCTGGATGATGACCGCCTGATCGCAGAATTCCGGAACGGAGCCGAGGTTGTGCGTGGAGACGAGGACAATGTGGCCCGCACTCCGGAGCTCACGCAGCAGACTGATGATGGCTGCCTCAGTTTTGACGTCCACGCCAGTGAAGGGTTCGTCGAGCAATATGATCCGCGAACGTTGCGCGAGGGCGCGCGCCAGGAACACGCGCTTCTTCTGCCCGCCCGACAGTTCGCCAATCTGGCGTTCCTCAAAGCCTGTCATTTCAACCCGCGCGAGGCTTTCGGCCACGATGCGTTTGTCATCGCGGCTGGGACGCCTCAGGAGCCCCATTCTGCCATAGCGCCCCATCATCACGACATCATCGACCGAGACTGGAAAGCTCCAGTCGACTTCCTCGGACTGCGGCACGTAGGCGATTTCATTTTCCCTTTGCGCCGTCTTCACGCTCATGCCACCGAAGCTGACTTTGCCTGCTGCGGGCCGGACGAAGCCCATGATCGCCTTGAACAGCGTGGATTTGCCGCTGCCGTTGACACCGACGAGGGCGCAAATGGTGCCGGGGCCGAGGGAGAAGCTGGCGTCGCGGACCGCCACATGCCCATTCGGGTAGGCCACCGTCACGCCTTCGACGCGCAGGTCGATCGAGCTCGATTTACTCATGGGAAAACCCCTTCACGATCGTTGCGGCGTTCACTTCAAGCAGCTTGAGGTAGGACGGCGCCGGTCCGCTTTCATCGGTGAGCGAATCGACATACAACTCTCCGCCGTAGCGCGCGCCTGTCTCACGCGCGACCTGTCGTGCCGGCTTGGGACTTACGGTGCTCTCGCTGAATACGACGGGTATCCGGTTCTTCCTCACGGTGTCGACCACCTGGCGGATCTGCTGCGGGGTGCCTTCGGCATCCGCGTTGATGGGCCACAGGTAGACTTCCTTGAGCCCGTAGGCCGCCGCGAGGTAGGAGAATGCACCTTCGCTGGTGACAAGCCAGCGTTGTTCAGCCGGAATCTTTTCCAATTCGCGCCGCAGCGGCTCGTCGATCGCCCGGATCTTCTCCGAGTAGGCGGCTGCGTTCCGGTTATAAATCGCTTCGTTGGCGGGATCGAGGGCGACTAGCGCCTTGCGTATGTTTTCGACGTAAATGAGTGCGTTGGCGGGCGACATCCACGCATGCGGATTTGGTTTCCCCGTGTAAGGCCCCTCGCTGATTCCCCGCGGGGCGATGCCTTCCGTCACCACAGCGCTTGGTACATTTTTCACCTTGCCCAGGAACTTTTCGAACCAGCGCTCCAGCCCCATGCCATTCCACAATACCAAGTCTGCTTTCTGGGCTTTGACGATGTCGAGGGGGGTGGGCTCGTACTCGTGGATCTCCGCACCCGGCTTGGTGATCGATTCTACGATCGCGGCCTCTCCAGCCACCTGTTGGGCCATGTCTTCGAGAATCGTGAACGTCGTGACGACCCTTTTCCTGCCGTCAGCTGCGTCCATCGGCAGCGAGGAGGAAAGGAAGACGGTGGCGAGGCCGACAAGAAGGAGACAGCGATTATACAGGGTGTGACTCATGGTACTATATCCGACGATTTGTAGCTCAAGCTACAAAACCTTCCTTGAAAAACAAGGGCAAACGCGTTTTGTCACAGGGATGGCAAATTCCACCCCAGCGGCGCGCGCGGCTGCGACCGACAAGAAGCGCCGCACTTCCAACCAGGCAGATGACCTGCGCCGGACGCGCGAGGCCCATGCGAGGGAAACCGCGGAAGATTACCTGGAGGCCATTGCCGACCTTTCCGCCGCGCTGGGGGAGGCGCGGGTCATTGACCTGGCTCGGCGACTCGGCGTGACTCACGTCACTGTCAACCGGACGATCGCCAGGCTGCGAACGGCCGGCTATGTGACAGCCAAGCCCTATCGGGCGATTTTTCTCACGGATGCCGGGAAATGTATGGCCGATGAAGCCAAGCGCAGGCACGAGGTTGTCGTACGGTTCCTTGTCGCAATCGGAGTGCCTGAAGGGGCGGCGCTACGCGATGCAGAGGGGATCGAGCACCACGTTGGTCCGGAGACGCTGGCGGCATTTGAGCGCCGGCTTCAGCGGGGCTTCTAAGCAGCGGCGGGGTGCGCTGGATCCAAAGGCGGTCGAGGTTGCCGCGCTCTCCAAGGGCTTCCGTCCGTATAAAAAAAGACGCACGGCCGCCACCCTGGTCGACCGTGCGCACAACCCGATGAGTCAGTCTCATTCCTTCATCGGGTAAGTCTGTTGCTAAGAACGTGAACAGACTACCGGATTAATTGAATTCCTGCTCCGCTTCCCTTGGCCAAAATCGCGCATTGCTTGACAGGTCGTTAAATGCGCAGCCCGCCTCGCCCGAATCCTAAAGTAGAGCGAGGTCGTCGCGGTGCACCACTTCCAGGCGTTTGCGGCCGGGGTAGAGTCGTGCGACTTCCTCTCCCTGGAGGCCGGCGAGCTTCGCGATTTCGTCACTTGCAAACCGAGCCTTGCCGCGAGCAATGACAGAACCGTCTGGTCCGGCGATATTTACGATATCGCCTGCGTCGAAATGGCCCTTCACTCTTGTGACGCCCACCGCGAGCAGTGACCGACCTTGTTCGCGGATCACCGGCACGGCACATGGATTGAGCTCCACCGTGCCCGCGGGCTTTTGGTAGTAGGCAAGCCAGCGCTTTCGCGATTCCATGGTCAGGCCATCGGGAACGAAGAAAGTGCCGGGTCCGCGTCCGGAAAACAGCCGTTGGAGCACGTCAGGCTCGCTTCCACTGGCAATGAAAACGCCGCATCCGGCCTTCAGGGCGAGCTTGGCTGCGGAGATCTTGCTGATCATGCCGCCCGTCGCGGTTTCACTGGTGGTCCCGCCAGCCATAGCCTCGATCTGCGGGGTGATTCGCTCCACCACCGGAACGATCTCGCCGGTGCCCTTCATGTCGATCAGGCCGGGGGCGGTGGACAGGATGACGAGATACTGCGCTTCGCAGAGCCCCGCGACCATGGCGGACAGGGTGTCGTTGTCGCCGAATTTGAGCATGGCGTTGATCTCCGCCGCGCTAACGGTGTCATTCTCGTTGATGATCGGGATCGTGCCGTAGGAAACCAACTGGCCCAGCACCGCCTTGATGCTGAGGTACCTGGAGCGCGCCTGCAGGTCCTCGCGCGTCAGAAGCACCTGTGCAACGGTCAGCCCGTGCGGTGCGAAGCCCTGTTGCCAGGTCTGCATCAACAGGCTCTGCCCGACTGCGGCACAGGCTTGTTTCTTCGTCACCTCCTTCGGCTTGCGGGAAAGGCCGAGGCGTCCCATGCCCAAGCCAACCGCGCCTGAGGAGACGACGATCACCTCGGTGCCATCCGCGCGCAGCTTCGCAAGCTGATCGCAAAGGGCGTCTATGCGCTTTGTATCCAGCACACCAATACCGGTCGTGAGCACGCCGGTACCGAGCTTGACCACCACCCTGCGGGGGCGCGAGGCAAGTGCAAGGGTGGGGGATGGCACCATCGCAGGGCGTCGGCGATTCAGCCGGCGAGCAGTTCCTTTTCCTTGCGCGCGAGGTGGTCGCCGATCTCCTTGATCGTCTTGTCCGTCGCGGTCTGCACGTCCTTTTCAAAACGCTTCAACTCGTCTTCGGAAATCTTTCCGTCTTTCTGGACCTTCTTGAGCACATCGAGCGTGTCGCGGCGGATGTTGCGAATCTGCACGCGGCCGTCTTCAGCCATCCGATTCGCCACCTTTACGAATTCCTGGCGGCGCTCCCGGCTCAGCTCCGGCAGCGGCACCCGCACGAGGTGGCCGTCGACGGCAGGATTCAGGCCCAGGTTTGCCTGCTGGATCCCCTTGACGATGGCCTGCACCACACCCTTGTCCCACGGCTGGATCTGGATGAGGCGGGCGTCGGGAGTCGTGATTGCCGCGCAGTCTTTGATTCGCATCTGCGAACCATAGGCATCGATCATCACGCCTTCCACCATTGTGGGCGAGGCCTTGCCTGTGTGGATGCTGCTGAACTCGTGGAGCACGTAGTCCAGCGACTTCTTCATCTTGGCCTGCATTTCTGTGAGAGCGGGATGTGACATGGCGTAAAATCAGTTGCGAACGAGCGTTCCGACCTTTTCGCCCATCACGGCCTTGCGGATGGCGTGGGGATCGTTCAAGTCGAACACGAGGATTGGGATATTGTTGTCCAAGCAGAGGGAGAAAGCCGTCGAGTCCATGACATTGAGACGGTTCTTGAGTGCCTCGATGAAAGTGAGTTCGTCATAGCGTACGGCGTCCGGGTATTTTTTGGGATCCTTGTCATAGATGCCATCCACCTTGGTGGCCTTCATGATGATATCCGCGTGCATCTCGGAAGCGCGAAGCGCTGCTGTGGTGTCGGTTGAGAAATATGGGTTGCCGGTGCCGGCGGCGAAGATGACCACGCGTCCCTTTTCCAAGTGTCGCACCGCGCGCCTGAGAATGAATGGTTCGGCGATCTGGTTCATCGGGATCGCACTTTGCACGCGAGTGGTCACTCCCAGCTTTTCAAGGCAGTCCATCAGCGCGAGGGAGTTGATCACTGTCGCCAGCATACCCATGTAGTCGCCAGTGGTGCGGTCCACGCCTCGTTTCTCTCCGGCGAGTCCCCGGAAGATGTTTCCCCCGCCAATAACAAGCCCGATCTGGACGCCCAGATCGTGGATTTCTTTCACTTGCAGGCAGATTCGTTCCAGAATTCCGCCATCGATTGGATCACCTGACTTACCGCCGCGGAGCACCTCTCCGCTAAGCTTCAAAACAATGCGTTTGTACTTCACGGTGGACCGGTTTGACGCGGAGTTGGGCATGGATAACAGCGAAACGAGCGCAGGGGAGAGGGTCAATGCCTGAGATTTTACAACACTGTCCCTTTGCGCTGCTTGCCAAGCCGCGGCAATCAGCTACCCGTTGCTTTCTATGAACTTCATTCGCTTCGGTTTGGGAGCAGGCCTGGCGTGGCTGGGCCTTGTGGCAGGTGCGCAAGCTGCTGATCAGTTCGAAGGTCGCATGACCATGAAGGTCGGCGAAGGTAAGACGAATCAGGAGCTTCTGTACTCCGTGAAGGGAGACAAGATCCGCATGGACATGCAGACGGGCAAGGAGGAGGGAATGGGCGGCATGATCATCGATTTCCAAGCGAAACAGATGTTCATGTTGATGGAGATGGACGGGCGGAAGATGTACATGAAGCACCCGTTGAACATGGACGAGGTCGCAGAGAAGGCGGATGACCTCGCTGAGGAGCCCAAGCCAACTGGGAAAACGGAAACGATCGCCGGGTATCAGGCGGACGAGTACGTCATCAACAACAAGGACAAAACCGTCACGCAACTTTGGCTCGGAAAAGGCCTTGGCACCTTCTTCTCGCCTTCTGCGATGCAAGGGGGACCTATGGGCGGGGGCCGCTCCAAACACTCGGAAGCCTGGGCAAAACTGGCCCGCAAGGGCGGCTTGTTCCCGCTACGCGTGGTGACGCTCAACGCGAAGGGGAAGGAAACGTCTCGCATGGAAGTGACCAAGATTGAGAAGGCCTCCTTGCCAGCTTCGCTCTTCTCGACAGAGGGCTACAGTGAATTCCAGATCCCTGGTTTTGGCGGTGGTTTGCCCGGCATGGGTGGCGAAAACTGATTCCCAGACCATTGGGAAGGAGCTGATCCCCGCCATCTTAGGCGGGGATTTTTTGTTTTCGATTCGGCCGACTTGGATCCCGGTGGAAAGAGTGGCCGGTATTGTAAGCCAGTCTTCGTTGCCGACCTGCGGAACGCGAGTTTTGTCGTGAGCGCTCACTCCATGACTGACGTCATTCTCTTCCCCTTCTCGGACTATTGGTGGCTTTACGGCGCCTTTGTCCTCTTCGTCCTCGGCATGCTCGCACTCGATCTCGGGGTGTTCCACAGGAACGCCCATGAGGTCTCGCTCAAGGAGGCGGCAACCTGGAGTGTGGTTTGGATCTCACTGGCACTCGCCTTCAACTACGGCTTCTGGCAGTACGCCCTCTGGAAATTCCCGCAGGATCCGCGGTTGCTCGCAATTCCGGGCTTTGATGCCGTCGAGATGGCAAATCGCTCCGGGCTCGAATTCCTGACCGGCTTCATCGTCGAGAAGTCATTGGCCGTGGATAACATCTTCGTATTCGTGGTGTTGTTTGCCTACTTCGGCATCCCGGCGAAATACCAGCATCGTGTGCTCTTCTACGGCATTTTAGGCGCATTGATTTTCCGGACCATCTTCATCGCCCTGGGCTCGGTGCTAATGCAGTTCCACTGGGTCGTGATCCTGTTCGGTGTGTTTCTGATCATCACCGGACTCAAGATTCTCTTCGCGCCGGAAAAGCCGATGGATCCGGAGAAAAATCCGCTGATGCGCGTGCTTAAGCGGTTTGTCCCGGTGACCACCGCCATTGAGGGACAGAAGTTCTTTATCCGGAAGGAAGGGGTCCTTTATGCGACGCCTCTTTTTGTGTGCCTCGTGTTCGTCGAGTTCTCAGACATCGTCTTCGCGGTCGATTCAGTCCCGGCGATCTTCGCGATCACGCGCGAGCCCCTCATCGTGTTTACGTCTAACATTTTCGCTATCCTGGGACTTCGCGCCATGTTCTTCCTGCTCGCCGGCGTCATGCACCGGTTCCGTTTCCTGAAGTACGGTCTCGGTGTGGTGCTGATTTTTGTCGGCTTGAAGATGGTGTGGTTGAATGAGGCGTTTGGAGGCAAATTCCCCATCAGCTGGTCCCTCGCCATCATCGGTGCGATTCTTGCGATTTCGATCAGTCTCTCGTGGCTGCTTCCGGATCGAAAGAAATCCGCCTCTCACGTCTGACTCCTAGATTCAAAAAGATGAAAAACGACAAGAATCACGATCCTTCCCCAGGCCCGGAAGCGGTGTCACGCTTCATCACTCACGGACCTGGAGTGACAAACAACTCCACCTCTGACTTCATTGAAACAGGCGGGCGTCTTGTGAACGTCGCCACGGTCGATTACCTCAGGGGCCTTCTGCTCTTCCTTCATGAGAAGATCGCGGCCATCAAGGACTCGCGTCGACTGGCGACGCGAATCGACCTGCTCACCCGCTACTTCGAGGAATCTAGCGGTAGCGTACACCTGGTACTCGACGGCTGTCTGCGCGAGACGACATTTGGGCTCCTCTACTTCCTGAAAGGGTATGACCAGATTCCGGACAGCGTTCCGGAGATTGGCCTTGTGGATGATGCCGTTGTCGTTGAGGTCGTCCTGAGGCGCAATGAAGCTGAATTGAGGCAGCATTGGGCCAAACACAACCGCCCCTGGCCAGAAGAGACCTGAAGAAGGGGTATTTGCGTTCCTGCTACCGCCAAACCTGAACCGAGGGTTGCGCGGGACGTGATGCGTTCTCAACGTTGTATCCTCGCGGCATACGCGCCGACCGTACTCGGCGCGCGGGCCGCACCGATACCTCCCCATTGTCATGAAGTTCAGAACGCTCCTCTCCCTCTTTACCCTAACGCTGGCAACCCTCGGGGTTGCGGCCCACGCCCGCGAAGTGGCAATCACCGGCAACGACGCGATGCAATACAGCCTGAAGGAGATTACGGCGGCCCCGGGTGAGGAGCTCACGGTGAAGCTCACGCACATCGGCAAATTGCCCAAGGCGGCCATGGGCCACAACTGGGTGTTGCTGAAGCCCATGACCAACGAACAGGTCGCGAAGTTTGCAATGGACGCACTGAAGTTCCCGCCCGAGTACCTTCCCAAGGACCAATCGACCATCTTGGCGCATACCAAAATTGTCGGTGGCGGCGAGTCCGATTCCGTGAGTTTTGCGGCGCCCGCGCAGCCGGGCGAGTACCCCTTTATCTGCACGTTCCCGGGACACTTTGCCGTCATGCGCGGCGTTCTGATTGTGAAGTAAGCGCGGATTCGCCCCGGAAAAAGGCCCCACTCCGGCGGGGCTTTTTTGTGCTCATCTCCGGCCTTGACGCGCGCCGGATGGAGCCGCACGTTTTCCCTCCTTTGCCTGGTGGTGTAATGGCAGCACAGATGACTTTGACTCATCTAGTCATGGTTCGAATCCATGCCGGGCAGCCATCTCGAGAAAAATCCGAACTTTTTCTGAGATGTGGCAAAACTGGCGTTAAGTAGCAGTGGGCCGGAGGGAAGCGAAATTGGCCATTTTGACTTACTTTGGCGAAGTTCTTAATTTGTTCTTAGAACTTCCCGTTTTTCACCGTTCTTGGCTGCACCTCTGCAAAGTAAGTCAAAATCCAAGAACCCGAATCTACCTCATCCAAGACGCGGACCCACGCCTCGGTTGAGCTTCTGCTGAACGCCGTTCCTAATGTCCGAAAAGGGCACAACTCGCACCCCGGCGCGTTCGCGCCGCCGTGATTCGAATTGTGAGACCATCGCTGCAAACTGAACACGCTGTTGCTCAAATGGCAGGCGCGCCAATTCGCCCATTGGTCGGTAGCCGAAATACCAGATCGCACCGGGGTCTTTGATTGCTGCGAGGTGCTGTTGAATCTCCGGGGCCAGATCGAGCAACTGCATGATTCGCGTGATTGCACCCGGCGTGAGGCCTTCTCTCTTGGCCAAGGATACGCGAGTTGAGATTGCACCACTTTGAAGCAACCGATGCCAACGCTTCGCTTTGAGTATGGGGTGCTCGATGGTCGGCTGAGCCGAGGGAATTTTCCGCACGCGCTCCTCCAGGCGGACTGCTTGCCGGAATGGGGTAATCAGGCTGATTTCCCCTCTGTTTGCGTGCGTGAAATCCACAACAGCGTCAAAACTCAGCCCACGGATATGCGGCGTTGGCCGAGGCGAGCTACCGACAGAAGAGCCGTTACCCACGCCTTCCGCCAGTTCAGCGTCGTGCAGCTTAATCCGTATTTTCATCAGGCGATCACCGGCACCATCATCAACGGTGGAAGCCAACCGCCGACGTTGATGATCCGGTATCCGCTGCACGTCGATGCGCTCGACAAAACTTCGCACCAGCTCCTTTTGCTCCGACGGAGAAAGCGTGGCCAGAAGGTGATCGAATCGCTCAAGATTCCTCCGGACACGCTTCTCTTCCAAGACCATCGTGTCTGCCGTCGCCAGCTCTTGGCGGAGTCTTTCCTGCTCCACGAGGAGCCGACGCCGCTCATCGCGCAGGTCTGTGGCACGACGCAATATTGCGTCGCCTAAGACATCGACTCCTCCCTTGGCAATTGCATCAGCACAGTTGCCGAGCTGTTTTTCGACCGTGGCGAGTGATTGCTTTTTTTGGGTCAGTTCTACCCGCACATCCTCGACATCGCGTCGATGGGTGGATCGTGAAACTTCGACGATCTCCTTGATGATCGCTGGATGCCTAGCGGCCTC of Opitutaceae bacterium contains these proteins:
- a CDS encoding metal ABC transporter permease: MIDSLLVPFQYEYMLKALVVSALIGGVCGLLSCFVTLKGWSLMGDALSHAVVPGVAIAYLIGAPFALGAFLSGVLAAFGMGFVRTRTALREDVVIGVVFTAFFALGLLLISLYPSGISLKTIIFGNVLAIANEDIVQVVAISVVTLLVLGLRLKDLVLYCFDPLQARALGQNTRVLHFTLLILLAATTVAAMQAVGATLVIATLVTPGATAYLLTDRFPRMLAIGAAFGVATGFLGAYASYFLDGSTGGCIVVLQTLGFLTALVFAPKHGLLVHRRQRRKAMEVVT
- a CDS encoding metal ABC transporter substrate-binding protein, with translation MSHTLYNRCLLLVGLATVFLSSSLPMDAADGRKRVVTTFTILEDMAQQVAGEAAIVESITKPGAEIHEYEPTPLDIVKAQKADLVLWNGMGLERWFEKFLGKVKNVPSAVVTEGIAPRGISEGPYTGKPNPHAWMSPANALIYVENIRKALVALDPANEAIYNRNAAAYSEKIRAIDEPLRRELEKIPAEQRWLVTSEGAFSYLAAAYGLKEVYLWPINADAEGTPQQIRQVVDTVRKNRIPVVFSESTVSPKPARQVARETGARYGGELYVDSLTDESGPAPSYLKLLEVNAATIVKGFSHE
- the mntR gene encoding manganese-binding transcriptional regulator MntR — translated: MANSTPAARAAATDKKRRTSNQADDLRRTREAHARETAEDYLEAIADLSAALGEARVIDLARRLGVTHVTVNRTIARLRTAGYVTAKPYRAIFLTDAGKCMADEAKRRHEVVVRFLVAIGVPEGAALRDAEGIEHHVGPETLAAFERRLQRGF
- the proB gene encoding glutamate 5-kinase yields the protein MVPSPTLALASRPRRVVVKLGTGVLTTGIGVLDTKRIDALCDQLAKLRADGTEVIVVSSGAVGLGMGRLGLSRKPKEVTKKQACAAVGQSLLMQTWQQGFAPHGLTVAQVLLTREDLQARSRYLSIKAVLGQLVSYGTIPIINENDTVSAAEINAMLKFGDNDTLSAMVAGLCEAQYLVILSTAPGLIDMKGTGEIVPVVERITPQIEAMAGGTTSETATGGMISKISAAKLALKAGCGVFIASGSEPDVLQRLFSGRGPGTFFVPDGLTMESRKRWLAYYQKPAGTVELNPCAVPVIREQGRSLLAVGVTRVKGHFDAGDIVNIAGPDGSVIARGKARFASDEIAKLAGLQGEEVARLYPGRKRLEVVHRDDLALL
- the frr gene encoding ribosome recycling factor yields the protein MSHPALTEMQAKMKKSLDYVLHEFSSIHTGKASPTMVEGVMIDAYGSQMRIKDCAAITTPDARLIQIQPWDKGVVQAIVKGIQQANLGLNPAVDGHLVRVPLPELSRERRQEFVKVANRMAEDGRVQIRNIRRDTLDVLKKVQKDGKISEDELKRFEKDVQTATDKTIKEIGDHLARKEKELLAG
- the pyrH gene encoding UMP kinase; this translates as MPNSASNRSTVKYKRIVLKLSGEVLRGGKSGDPIDGGILERICLQVKEIHDLGVQIGLVIGGGNIFRGLAGEKRGVDRTTGDYMGMLATVINSLALMDCLEKLGVTTRVQSAIPMNQIAEPFILRRAVRHLEKGRVVIFAAGTGNPYFSTDTTAALRASEMHADIIMKATKVDGIYDKDPKKYPDAVRYDELTFIEALKNRLNVMDSTAFSLCLDNNIPILVFDLNDPHAIRKAVMGEKVGTLVRN
- a CDS encoding DUF1232 domain-containing protein, translating into MKNDKNHDPSPGPEAVSRFITHGPGVTNNSTSDFIETGGRLVNVATVDYLRGLLLFLHEKIAAIKDSRRLATRIDLLTRYFEESSGSVHLVLDGCLRETTFGLLYFLKGYDQIPDSVPEIGLVDDAVVVEVVLRRNEAELRQHWAKHNRPWPEET
- a CDS encoding ATP-binding cassette domain-containing protein; protein product: MSKSSSIDLRVEGVTVAYPNGHVAVRDASFSLGPGTICALVGVNGSGKSTLFKAIMGFVRPAAGKVSFGGMSVKTAQRENEIAYVPQSEEVDWSFPVSVDDVVMMGRYGRMGLLRRPSRDDKRIVAESLARVEMTGFEERQIGELSGGQKKRVFLARALAQRSRIILLDEPFTGVDVKTEAAIISLLRELRSAGHIVLVSTHNLGSVPEFCDQAVIIQHTVLAFGPLAEVFTEANLTRAFGGVLRHFRFDESTVERHDGRAITVLTDGERPLVYGKGGHLEFTERKGREDLLRQREEQEDQESP
- a CDS encoding DUF4412 domain-containing protein, with product MNFIRFGLGAGLAWLGLVAGAQAADQFEGRMTMKVGEGKTNQELLYSVKGDKIRMDMQTGKEEGMGGMIIDFQAKQMFMLMEMDGRKMYMKHPLNMDEVAEKADDLAEEPKPTGKTETIAGYQADEYVINNKDKTVTQLWLGKGLGTFFSPSAMQGGPMGGGRSKHSEAWAKLARKGGLFPLRVVTLNAKGKETSRMEVTKIEKASLPASLFSTEGYSEFQIPGFGGGLPGMGGEN
- a CDS encoding TerC family protein, which codes for MTDVILFPFSDYWWLYGAFVLFVLGMLALDLGVFHRNAHEVSLKEAATWSVVWISLALAFNYGFWQYALWKFPQDPRLLAIPGFDAVEMANRSGLEFLTGFIVEKSLAVDNIFVFVVLFAYFGIPAKYQHRVLFYGILGALIFRTIFIALGSVLMQFHWVVILFGVFLIITGLKILFAPEKPMDPEKNPLMRVLKRFVPVTTAIEGQKFFIRKEGVLYATPLFVCLVFVEFSDIVFAVDSVPAIFAITREPLIVFTSNIFAILGLRAMFFLLAGVMHRFRFLKYGLGVVLIFVGLKMVWLNEAFGGKFPISWSLAIIGAILAISISLSWLLPDRKKSASHV
- a CDS encoding metal ABC transporter permease, translating into MTPLTPFEYEFIWVALGMSVFVGAVCAIFSCFLVLKGWSLMGDAISHAVLPGIVLAFVAGIPLAIGAFVSGLGCAVGTGYIKQNSRLKEDTVLGVVFTGLFALGLVLFVQVESDQHLNHILFGNLLGIEKSSIWQTLGIGLPAALVMLARQKDLLLFCFDPAQARSIGLNTTGLNFLMLSLLAATVVAGLQSVGVILVIAMLITPGAVGFLLCRRFGAMLAVAVSTAAVSSALGVYVSFFLNGSTAACIVLVQTAVFIGAFLFAPGKGYLSRRRAQEA
- the azu gene encoding azurin, whose amino-acid sequence is MKFRTLLSLFTLTLATLGVAAHAREVAITGNDAMQYSLKEITAAPGEELTVKLTHIGKLPKAAMGHNWVLLKPMTNEQVAKFAMDALKFPPEYLPKDQSTILAHTKIVGGGESDSVSFAAPAQPGEYPFICTFPGHFAVMRGVLIVK